In one Brevibacillus choshinensis genomic region, the following are encoded:
- a CDS encoding TRAP transporter small permease, whose amino-acid sequence MGTLISKINSLTRFIVIALLAVMVVAVFLQVLFRFFLDQPLAWTEELARYLLIWITFLGSAYAMAIKAHIGTEYIQKFLSPLMNKVVLSIAALFSIFFFVVMVQQGYALSARSMTQTSPTLLVPMGYVYMVIPISGVLLIMNVLHVTWKDITGKE is encoded by the coding sequence GTGGGCACCCTTATTTCCAAAATAAACAGTCTAACTCGTTTCATCGTCATTGCGCTGCTCGCTGTCATGGTCGTAGCGGTTTTCCTGCAGGTGCTGTTCCGATTTTTCCTGGACCAGCCGCTTGCCTGGACGGAAGAATTAGCTCGTTACTTGCTGATCTGGATCACTTTTCTCGGTTCGGCATACGCGATGGCCATCAAAGCGCATATTGGTACCGAATATATTCAGAAGTTTTTGTCACCTCTGATGAATAAGGTCGTCCTGAGTATTGCTGCGCTTTTCAGCATTTTCTTTTTTGTCGTCATGGTTCAACAGGGGTACGCCTTGTCTGCTCGAAGCATGACACAGACCTCCCCCACTCTGCTCGTTCCCATGGGTTACGTCTACATGGTGATTCCGATCAGCGGTGTTCTGCTCATCATGAACGTTCTCCATGTAACTTGGAAAGATATCACCGGGAAGGAGTGA
- a CDS encoding TRAP transporter substrate-binding protein — translation MLRKKWSFLLSGIMSASLLLTACGGGGGGQAAQPGQNGGGQAAQTEAPKSDGQSFVFKAGHSLTEDHPYNLALKKMAEDVEKRSNGKVKIEVYPLSQLGAERELTEALTFGTADMSITSTAPVTNFYPKLGVLDLPFLFESREQAYKVLDGKVGQDILKDLSSANLVGLAWAENGFRHITNGAKDIKTPADVQGMKIRTQENPIHLAAFEALGAKPTPMAWTEALTALQQGVVDAQENPAIVAQTYKLYDSKQTHMSLTGHVYSAALILFSKPVWDKLPADVQQMLSEEAVKAGQYERELMIKMEKEAIADIQSKGIKITEDVDKQAFRDAMKPVYDKFSGQFGKELVDEIMNTK, via the coding sequence ATGTTGCGCAAAAAATGGAGTTTCCTATTATCAGGGATCATGTCAGCCTCTTTATTGCTGACAGCATGTGGAGGCGGAGGTGGCGGGCAAGCAGCTCAGCCTGGACAGAATGGCGGCGGACAAGCTGCTCAGACGGAAGCGCCGAAAAGCGACGGACAATCTTTTGTTTTTAAAGCAGGTCACTCGCTGACGGAAGACCACCCGTATAACCTGGCGCTGAAAAAGATGGCAGAAGATGTAGAGAAGCGCTCAAACGGGAAAGTGAAAATCGAAGTGTATCCACTGAGCCAGCTCGGTGCTGAACGCGAACTGACGGAAGCGCTTACGTTTGGAACGGCAGATATGTCGATTACATCAACTGCACCAGTGACCAACTTCTATCCAAAATTGGGCGTGCTCGATTTGCCGTTCCTGTTCGAGAGCCGTGAGCAAGCATACAAGGTCTTGGACGGAAAAGTCGGCCAAGACATCCTCAAAGACTTGAGCAGCGCAAACCTCGTAGGATTGGCTTGGGCAGAAAACGGTTTCCGCCACATCACAAACGGAGCCAAAGATATCAAGACTCCTGCTGACGTTCAAGGAATGAAGATCCGTACGCAAGAAAACCCGATTCACCTGGCAGCTTTTGAAGCTTTGGGAGCAAAACCAACTCCGATGGCTTGGACAGAAGCACTGACTGCTCTGCAACAAGGTGTAGTAGACGCGCAGGAAAACCCGGCAATCGTTGCTCAAACCTACAAGCTGTACGATTCCAAGCAAACGCATATGTCTTTGACTGGTCACGTATATTCCGCTGCCCTGATCCTGTTCAGTAAACCAGTGTGGGACAAGCTGCCTGCTGACGTGCAACAGATGCTTTCCGAAGAAGCAGTAAAAGCAGGTCAGTACGAGCGTGAACTGATGATCAAAATGGAAAAAGAAGCGATTGCGGATATTCAATCGAAGGGAATTAAGATCACCGAGGACGTGGACAAGCAAGCATTCCGCGACGCAATGAAGCCTGTCTATGACAAATTCTCCGGTCAATTCGGCAAAGAGCTGGTTGACGAGATCATGAATACGAAATAA
- a CDS encoding FAD-binding oxidoreductase gives MEYIQQLKEWLGDERVTTNPTILEHHSHDESYHKPHLPDVVVFPQTAHEVSQIMKLANEKHIAVTPFGLGSSLEGHAIPYHGGISLDFSLMNQVLEVRPQDFLVRVQPGVTRTQLNKELKKHGLFFSVDPGADATLGGMAATNASGTTSVRYGVMRDNVRDLEVVLADGRIIHTGSMTAKSSSGYHLTGLFVGSEGTLGAFTELTLRVYGIPEATMAARACFPTVQDAVDTVVDILSAGIQVARIELIDERSIRQVNAYKETSYPENPTLFIEFHGSEQGLQHDIDFAQNIASEHGCSEFLFETDSKARAQLWDVRHNMAYAFIHKSPGKKMMVTDVCVPFSELAGAVVDARAAIDRSGLDGAILGHVGDGNYHVILMIDLNDPAEVARADELNAHLVEYALSRGGTCTGEHGVGIGKAKYQRIEHGDALDVMQSMKRVLDPNGILNPGKIFGE, from the coding sequence GTGGAATACATTCAACAGTTAAAAGAGTGGCTGGGAGACGAACGTGTAACGACGAACCCAACTATCCTCGAACACCACAGTCACGACGAATCGTATCATAAGCCGCATTTGCCGGATGTCGTGGTTTTTCCGCAAACGGCTCATGAAGTCAGCCAAATCATGAAGCTGGCAAACGAGAAGCATATTGCGGTTACACCGTTTGGCTTGGGGAGTAGTCTGGAAGGACACGCGATTCCCTACCATGGCGGGATCAGCTTGGATTTCTCACTCATGAATCAAGTGCTGGAAGTGCGTCCGCAGGATTTTCTGGTACGGGTGCAACCAGGTGTGACGCGCACGCAGCTGAACAAGGAATTGAAAAAGCACGGGCTGTTCTTCTCCGTGGATCCAGGGGCAGACGCTACGTTGGGCGGAATGGCAGCGACGAATGCGAGTGGCACTACCTCGGTTCGTTACGGTGTGATGCGTGATAATGTCCGCGATCTGGAAGTGGTGTTGGCAGATGGCCGCATCATCCACACGGGGAGCATGACAGCGAAATCTTCGTCTGGCTATCACTTGACGGGTCTCTTCGTCGGCTCGGAAGGAACGCTTGGGGCATTTACCGAATTGACCCTGCGCGTTTACGGAATCCCTGAGGCAACAATGGCGGCGCGCGCGTGCTTCCCTACCGTACAGGATGCAGTAGATACCGTGGTGGATATTCTTTCTGCGGGTATTCAGGTGGCGCGAATTGAGCTGATCGACGAGCGCTCTATCCGTCAAGTCAATGCCTACAAGGAAACGAGCTATCCGGAAAACCCTACGCTCTTTATCGAGTTTCACGGAAGTGAGCAAGGCTTGCAGCACGATATTGATTTTGCGCAGAATATTGCTAGCGAGCACGGATGCTCCGAGTTCCTGTTTGAGACGGACTCTAAAGCCCGGGCGCAGCTATGGGATGTCCGTCACAACATGGCGTATGCCTTTATCCACAAATCCCCGGGGAAAAAGATGATGGTGACGGATGTGTGTGTTCCTTTCTCAGAGCTGGCTGGTGCAGTCGTCGATGCCAGAGCGGCAATTGATCGCTCAGGTCTGGACGGAGCAATCCTGGGGCATGTCGGAGATGGCAACTATCACGTGATTCTCATGATCGACTTGAATGATCCGGCTGAAGTGGCTCGTGCTGATGAGTTGAACGCTCATTTGGTCGAATACGCACTGAGCCGCGGTGGGACCTGCACGGGGGAACACGGTGTCGGAATCGGAAAAGCAAAATACCAGCGAATTGAGCATGGAGATGCTCTCGATGTCATGCAATCCATGAAGCGCGTATTAGACCCGAATGGTATTCTGAATCCCGGGAAAATTTTCGGGGAGTAA
- a CDS encoding sigma-54 interaction domain-containing protein gives MIALYRLDKELERKIAALLDNSGHPIGYFYSIKSIIDQMMNPFVVVTTEPYGEELESFSLPVVCLSIDMNDVKKTWDRLHKKEAVQEAVVVCGSQKEKVWLEREYVLEPDVLGATCHFQLREDLQESSEHATYLMPIWGKHLLPEKSPIGEWHLIEPSLSTLRRTVQQADSLMAYTKDRLREKHLMEAVVNSAHDAVIAVDRHSQITLVNEHAKMLLGLTGEVLGKPITDYIPHSDMLRVLKTGRQELGDVATVLDRSIVINRIPVIVKDQIVGAVSNFKEISDIQKMEMSLRKKLHENGLEARYRLDSIIGSSPELVATKEQAAMFAKTNATVLITGESGTGKELFAQGIHLESTRAVGPFLAVNCAALPESLLESELFGYEDGAFTGAKKGGKPGLFELAHGGTLFLDEIGEMPLRIQVLLLRVLQERRVRRVGGERIIPVDVRIVAATNRDLAEEIERDHFRADLYYRINMLKLDVPPLRERLTDIPLLVEGMILELNEQHEQKVDQIDEEIYRLFQEYRWPGNVRELRNVVERMVLLSTGGRVSRENVDFLFAKKKGSVPHTLEVAKNGRFEPEAVKIVAALQQSKHNKTLAAKALGMDRTTLWRKMKQYDIE, from the coding sequence ATGATTGCCCTATACAGGCTGGACAAAGAGTTGGAGAGAAAAATAGCTGCACTGTTGGACAACAGCGGCCATCCAATTGGGTATTTTTATTCGATTAAGTCCATCATTGATCAAATGATGAATCCATTTGTGGTCGTCACTACAGAACCGTACGGGGAAGAGCTCGAATCCTTTTCATTGCCGGTAGTCTGCCTCTCCATCGACATGAATGACGTGAAAAAGACGTGGGACCGATTGCACAAAAAGGAAGCGGTACAAGAGGCAGTCGTCGTTTGTGGCTCCCAAAAGGAAAAGGTGTGGTTGGAACGGGAGTATGTGCTGGAACCGGACGTGCTAGGAGCGACATGCCATTTCCAGCTACGAGAGGATTTACAGGAGAGTTCGGAGCACGCCACGTACTTGATGCCGATCTGGGGCAAGCACCTACTGCCTGAAAAGTCGCCAATTGGCGAGTGGCATTTGATTGAGCCATCCCTGTCTACATTGCGTCGGACTGTACAGCAAGCGGATTCGCTGATGGCCTACACGAAAGATCGGCTACGGGAGAAGCATCTCATGGAAGCAGTCGTTAACTCGGCACATGATGCAGTCATCGCTGTCGACCGGCACAGCCAGATCACACTGGTGAACGAGCACGCCAAAATGCTCTTGGGCCTCACCGGCGAGGTGCTGGGCAAACCGATTACAGACTATATACCCCATTCCGATATGCTGCGGGTATTGAAGACAGGGCGTCAGGAGCTGGGCGATGTAGCTACCGTCCTCGACCGTTCTATCGTCATCAACCGAATTCCCGTCATCGTAAAGGACCAGATCGTAGGAGCCGTATCGAACTTCAAAGAAATCAGCGACATTCAGAAAATGGAGATGTCGCTGCGTAAAAAGCTGCATGAAAATGGATTGGAAGCGAGATATCGACTCGACAGTATCATCGGTTCTTCGCCTGAGCTGGTTGCAACGAAGGAGCAGGCAGCTATGTTTGCCAAAACCAATGCCACCGTATTGATCACTGGTGAGTCGGGGACGGGTAAGGAACTGTTTGCCCAAGGGATTCATTTGGAGAGCACGCGGGCAGTTGGGCCATTTTTAGCAGTCAACTGTGCGGCTTTACCTGAGAGCCTTCTGGAAAGTGAGCTGTTTGGCTACGAGGATGGAGCTTTTACTGGTGCCAAAAAGGGTGGGAAGCCCGGACTGTTTGAGCTGGCACATGGCGGGACGCTTTTTCTCGATGAAATTGGAGAAATGCCGCTGCGTATTCAGGTGCTGTTGCTCAGAGTGTTGCAAGAGCGTCGGGTAAGACGTGTAGGCGGGGAGAGGATCATTCCTGTCGATGTGCGGATCGTAGCGGCGACCAACCGTGATCTGGCAGAGGAAATTGAGCGGGATCATTTTCGCGCGGATCTGTACTATCGGATCAACATGCTCAAGCTCGATGTCCCGCCATTGCGTGAACGTCTGACAGATATTCCTCTGCTGGTGGAGGGCATGATTCTGGAGCTCAATGAGCAGCATGAACAAAAAGTCGACCAGATCGACGAGGAAATCTATCGTCTCTTTCAGGAATATCGATGGCCAGGAAATGTACGAGAGCTACGCAACGTGGTAGAACGGATGGTACTGTTGTCAACGGGAGGAAGAGTCTCCCGGGAAAACGTCGACTTTTTATTTGCCAAAAAGAAAGGGAGTGTTCCTCACACGCTGGAGGTCGCAAAAAATGGAAGATTCGAGCCGGAAGCGGTAAAGATCGTAGCTGCACTGCAGCAGTCGAAACACAACAAAACGCTCGCAGCGAAGGCGCTGGGGATGGATAGGACTACGCTGTGGCGCAAGATGAAGCAATATGATATCGAATGA
- a CDS encoding TRAP transporter large permease, giving the protein MGTVLFLTLLVLLIINVPIAVALGLSVVVAFMVEGNIPLLVVIQKMFNGTDSFPLMAVPFFLLAGKLMETGGISARLIRFANTLVGTLPGGLAIVAVMGCTFFAAISGSSAATTAAVGGILIPHMVKKGYDVRFSAALHAAGGTIGVMIPPSVPMVLYGVAASTSINDLFIAGIGPGILVAISLIAYSFWVSKKNGWGGGERHSLSDIWKAFKDAILAILMPVIILGGIYGGIFTSTEAAVVAVVYGLVVGLFVYREIKWKDLGEIFAGSASMTAVIMLIIATANAFGFIMTRENIPQEIAQFMLGITDSAFITLLIINVLLLILGTFMETAVTIILMTPILLPITNALGIDPVLFGVIMVVNSAIGMLTPPVGLNLLVAGNIAKLSNSAIERAAIPFLILMIVDLMLITYVPEISLFLVNLSK; this is encoded by the coding sequence GTGGGTACTGTGCTCTTTTTAACACTATTGGTTCTCCTGATCATTAATGTCCCGATTGCCGTCGCATTAGGGCTTTCAGTGGTTGTTGCTTTTATGGTAGAGGGAAACATCCCTTTGCTGGTCGTCATTCAAAAAATGTTCAACGGGACGGACTCCTTCCCATTGATGGCTGTTCCTTTCTTTTTGCTCGCTGGTAAGTTGATGGAAACGGGCGGTATTTCTGCTCGCTTGATTCGGTTTGCCAATACGCTGGTGGGGACTCTGCCAGGAGGATTGGCAATCGTGGCGGTTATGGGATGTACGTTCTTTGCCGCGATTTCTGGCTCTTCAGCAGCGACGACAGCTGCGGTAGGGGGCATACTCATCCCACACATGGTCAAAAAGGGGTATGACGTCCGTTTTTCGGCTGCGCTGCATGCAGCGGGAGGGACGATTGGCGTTATGATTCCGCCAAGCGTTCCGATGGTTTTGTATGGTGTGGCAGCAAGCACGTCCATCAACGACTTGTTCATTGCAGGGATTGGACCTGGTATCCTCGTGGCGATCTCGCTCATCGCATATTCGTTCTGGGTCAGTAAGAAAAATGGCTGGGGCGGCGGAGAAAGGCATTCCCTGTCAGACATTTGGAAGGCTTTTAAAGACGCCATTTTGGCGATTCTCATGCCTGTTATTATTTTGGGTGGTATTTACGGTGGCATTTTCACCTCTACAGAAGCAGCTGTCGTAGCGGTTGTATACGGTCTGGTGGTAGGTCTGTTCGTCTACCGGGAAATCAAATGGAAAGACTTGGGTGAAATATTTGCGGGCTCGGCCAGCATGACAGCAGTCATCATGCTCATCATCGCGACAGCCAACGCATTCGGGTTTATTATGACCAGGGAAAATATTCCTCAGGAAATTGCCCAATTCATGCTGGGGATTACCGATAGCGCGTTTATTACACTGTTGATCATCAACGTTTTGCTGCTCATTTTGGGGACGTTTATGGAAACAGCGGTTACGATCATTCTTATGACACCGATTCTTTTGCCTATTACCAACGCTCTGGGAATTGATCCTGTCTTGTTCGGGGTCATTATGGTTGTCAACTCTGCAATCGGCATGCTGACGCCACCTGTTGGACTTAACTTGCTGGTAGCTGGAAATATCGCCAAGCTGTCCAATTCGGCTATTGAAAGGGCAGCTATTCCGTTTCTGATTCTCATGATTGTAGATTTGATGCTCATCACGTATGTACCAGAAATCAGCTTGTTCCTAGTGAACTTGAGTAAGTAA
- a CDS encoding SDR family oxidoreductase — MNGQLLTGKTAIVTGAASGMGKAIATLFAEQGANVVLADLNKGAAEQVAKELPEGKAHPVQTDVSDDQSVAALVKETVSTFGSIDVLVNCAGVPQAFTPIEELSLEQWDRTMAVNTKSIFLTTRHSVPHMKAGNKGSIINIASIAGIRARPGLNAYCASKGAAIMLSKALAIELAPYKIRVNVINPGPAETPMLGKFINGDDAEVEAGKKDIFINSVPLGTLIQPEDIAQAALYLASDLSKIVTGEVMNVDGGRGI; from the coding sequence ATGAACGGGCAACTTTTGACAGGAAAAACGGCGATTGTAACGGGAGCAGCATCCGGTATGGGAAAAGCCATCGCGACGCTGTTTGCCGAACAAGGAGCCAATGTCGTTCTGGCGGATTTGAACAAGGGAGCAGCTGAACAGGTCGCAAAGGAGTTGCCTGAAGGAAAGGCACATCCTGTGCAAACGGACGTATCCGATGATCAGAGTGTGGCTGCTCTCGTCAAAGAGACGGTCTCCACATTTGGCTCGATTGATGTACTCGTCAACTGCGCTGGGGTTCCGCAAGCATTTACACCGATTGAGGAACTGAGTCTCGAACAGTGGGACAGAACGATGGCGGTCAATACCAAATCGATCTTCTTGACGACCAGACACTCCGTTCCTCACATGAAGGCCGGCAACAAAGGAAGTATTATCAACATCGCTTCGATCGCAGGAATACGTGCTCGTCCGGGATTGAATGCATACTGCGCCTCCAAAGGTGCGGCGATCATGCTGAGTAAGGCTCTCGCGATTGAGCTGGCACCCTACAAAATTCGTGTGAACGTCATCAATCCGGGTCCGGCAGAGACACCGATGCTCGGCAAGTTCATCAACGGAGACGACGCAGAAGTGGAAGCGGGCAAGAAGGATATTTTTATCAACAGCGTTCCGCTTGGTACGTTGATCCAGCCGGAAGATATCGCTCAAGCAGCGCTTTATCTGGCATCGGATCTGTCCAAGATCGTGACAGGTGAAGTCATGAACGTAGATGGCGGAAGAGGCATCTAG
- a CDS encoding aldehyde dehydrogenase family protein, which produces METKSYDLYIGGEWVKTDSYIPVYHKYTGECIAQIAKAEQHHVSDAVEKASKTFKQDSLTPFQRYKILLKASELMEARRDEMELSLIREVGKTRKDAMNELDRTINTLRLSAEEAKKIHGEMIPLQATEGSENRLGFTIRVPKGVIGAITPFNYPLLLSTHKIAPAIAAGNTLVVKPATVTPIATFMLLEVLEEAGLPKGYINIVTGAGSQVGEWLLDEERIAMYTFTGSGEVGRHIKERSGMRPVALELGNNSPNIIHLDADLELAARQTAARSFHNAGQACIAVQRIYVHEDVFQEFTNLYIDEVKQLKVGDPEDPTTDVGPMISEKEASRTEEWVQEAISQGATSLLPVKREGALFYPAVLVDTKPEMKVVCREVFAPVVTIIPYNDLDDAFAQANNSEYGLQAGIFTRDLNIAMKAARVLEYGGVVINDVSTYRNDVMPYGGVKNSGLGKEGPRYAVEEMTEERMVVINL; this is translated from the coding sequence ATGGAAACGAAATCATATGATCTGTACATCGGTGGCGAGTGGGTAAAAACAGACAGCTACATCCCGGTCTATCACAAATACACAGGCGAATGTATCGCTCAGATCGCAAAAGCTGAACAACACCATGTATCGGATGCTGTAGAAAAAGCCTCGAAAACCTTTAAACAAGACAGCCTCACTCCCTTTCAACGCTACAAGATTCTGTTGAAAGCGTCCGAACTGATGGAGGCACGTCGCGATGAGATGGAGCTGTCCCTGATCCGTGAAGTGGGCAAAACGCGCAAGGACGCGATGAACGAGCTGGACAGAACCATCAATACCCTACGTCTGTCTGCCGAGGAAGCGAAAAAGATTCATGGAGAAATGATCCCTCTGCAAGCGACAGAAGGCTCGGAAAATCGCCTCGGCTTTACGATTCGCGTACCAAAGGGTGTCATCGGCGCAATCACGCCGTTTAACTACCCGCTATTGCTCAGCACGCACAAGATCGCTCCGGCTATTGCAGCAGGAAACACACTGGTTGTTAAGCCTGCTACCGTAACTCCGATCGCGACGTTCATGCTGTTGGAGGTGCTGGAAGAGGCGGGATTGCCAAAAGGCTACATCAACATCGTGACAGGAGCAGGCAGTCAGGTGGGTGAGTGGCTACTGGACGAAGAGCGTATCGCCATGTACACCTTTACCGGGTCGGGCGAAGTCGGCCGTCATATCAAAGAGCGCAGTGGTATGCGTCCAGTGGCGTTGGAGCTTGGCAATAACTCGCCGAACATCATCCACCTCGATGCAGATCTGGAACTGGCGGCGCGTCAGACGGCAGCACGCAGCTTCCACAACGCGGGTCAGGCTTGCATCGCGGTACAGCGCATATACGTTCATGAAGACGTCTTCCAGGAGTTTACGAACTTGTACATCGATGAAGTGAAACAGCTCAAAGTGGGAGACCCGGAAGACCCAACTACAGATGTAGGGCCTATGATCAGTGAAAAAGAAGCGAGTCGTACAGAGGAATGGGTACAAGAAGCGATCAGCCAGGGGGCAACATCATTACTGCCCGTGAAGCGAGAGGGTGCATTGTTCTACCCAGCTGTTCTGGTGGATACCAAGCCGGAGATGAAAGTCGTGTGCCGCGAAGTATTTGCACCTGTAGTAACGATCATCCCTTACAACGATCTGGACGATGCTTTTGCACAGGCGAACAACTCCGAGTACGGTCTTCAGGCCGGCATTTTCACCCGTGATCTGAACATTGCCATGAAAGCGGCGCGCGTGCTGGAATACGGCGGCGTTGTCATCAATGACGTTTCGACCTACCGCAATGATGTTATGCCTTATGGTGGAGTCAAAAACAGTGGACTTGGCAAAGAAGGCCCTCGCTATGCAGTCGAGGAAATGACAGAAGAACGGATGGTGGTGATCAATCTATGA
- a CDS encoding tartrate dehydrogenase, which produces MLHYSIAVIPGDGIGPEVMDEGLKVLKAIEESHGGVRFANDVMDWNCNYYLKHGRMMPENGLDTLRDYDLILLGAVGAPGVPDHVSVWELILPIRRAFQQYVNLRPVKLLRGLESPLRYKEHADLDFVVVRENTEGEYSNMGGRMHQGTPYEMAVQNNVFTRYGTERILKYAYSLAEKKPKKRLTAATKSNGINHSMPFWDEIVKEISQEHPNVNTTLYHIDALAAYFITRPESFDVVVASNLFGDILTDLGAAIVGGLGLAPSANINPERKYPSMFEPIHGSAPDIAGKGIANPIAQIWSLSMMMDHLDLPEISAVIMNAIEQVLVDGKVLTPDLGGGATTKELGDEIVRQIYQATK; this is translated from the coding sequence TTGCTTCATTATTCAATCGCGGTGATTCCCGGAGACGGAATCGGTCCCGAAGTAATGGACGAAGGGTTAAAGGTATTGAAGGCAATTGAAGAAAGCCATGGTGGTGTTCGTTTTGCCAATGATGTGATGGATTGGAACTGTAACTATTACCTCAAACATGGCAGGATGATGCCTGAAAATGGATTGGATACATTAAGAGACTATGATCTAATCCTGCTCGGTGCCGTCGGAGCGCCGGGAGTGCCTGATCATGTGTCTGTCTGGGAATTGATCCTGCCGATCCGACGCGCTTTCCAGCAGTATGTAAACCTGCGCCCGGTAAAACTGCTCCGAGGATTGGAAAGCCCCTTGCGCTACAAGGAGCACGCCGATCTCGATTTCGTAGTGGTCCGGGAAAATACCGAAGGCGAGTATTCCAACATGGGTGGCCGGATGCATCAGGGCACGCCGTACGAAATGGCTGTACAGAACAACGTGTTTACGCGATATGGTACTGAACGTATTTTAAAATACGCCTATTCACTTGCGGAAAAGAAGCCGAAAAAGAGATTGACGGCAGCGACCAAGTCGAATGGAATTAACCACTCGATGCCTTTCTGGGATGAGATCGTCAAGGAAATCAGCCAGGAGCATCCAAACGTCAATACGACACTTTATCACATTGACGCTTTGGCGGCTTACTTTATTACACGCCCTGAGTCGTTTGATGTGGTTGTAGCCAGCAATTTGTTCGGGGACATTTTGACTGATCTGGGAGCTGCAATCGTCGGCGGTTTGGGACTTGCTCCATCGGCGAACATCAATCCCGAGCGTAAATATCCATCGATGTTTGAACCGATCCACGGCTCTGCCCCAGATATTGCGGGGAAAGGAATCGCCAATCCGATTGCCCAAATCTGGAGCTTGAGCATGATGATGGACCATCTCGATCTTCCTGAAATCAGTGCAGTGATCATGAATGCGATCGAGCAAGTACTCGTAGATGGCAAAGTACTGACTCCGGATCTCGGTGGAGGGGCAACGACGAAAGAACTGGGAGACGAAATCGTTCGCCAGATCTATCAAGCAACCAAATAG